A section of the Methanoregula formicica SMSP genome encodes:
- a CDS encoding TrkH family potassium uptake protein — protein sequence MKRTRHLAMIAHDMGLIFEFLGIVSLLPFLILVIFGEWDLLLPMATAPFVFLATGFLISHIPHEDIEPSLSATLSAVALSWLAIAFVGALPFVFGLGMSYTDAVFEAMAGWTGTAFSMIPSLDQTPDTLLFWRSFMQWVGGIGVIVFGISLRTKTRVSLFRMYRAEGREDALVSATTSSSRRLWMIYLVLTFGFTGLVMLTGIPLWDSLNLVMTTIATGGFTLHDTGLAYYNNAALEAVLIPVMFAGSIPFKVFLFLYHGKVMGIFRDQTVRILLLIAVIGAALISLDLSIFSNLSPLSAVRQGTFTAVSGLTTCGLQNTSLHHWATVPLAILAMMVFIGGAMGSTAGGIKVNRLALVFEGVKWWFRRFFVSSRVLVPLRVGGRTLSVERSNLAVSKNLLVIVIYVLTIFLATVIALHLYITSFRLDEVVFEIVSALSNSGLSVGFIGPESPLSMKWLFITLMWLGRIEIAPVLIIAMGIFREIRDDLAKDVSETRYQ from the coding sequence ATGAAGCGGACCCGGCACCTTGCCATGATCGCGCACGATATGGGACTCATCTTCGAGTTCCTAGGCATCGTATCCCTCCTGCCGTTTCTCATCCTTGTGATCTTTGGCGAATGGGATCTCCTGCTCCCCATGGCAACAGCCCCGTTCGTGTTCCTTGCCACCGGATTTTTGATATCCCATATCCCCCACGAGGACATAGAACCCTCGCTCTCCGCAACGCTCTCGGCGGTTGCCCTCTCCTGGCTTGCCATCGCCTTTGTAGGGGCACTCCCGTTCGTCTTCGGCCTTGGCATGTCCTACACGGATGCTGTTTTCGAGGCCATGGCCGGCTGGACCGGTACAGCCTTCTCGATGATCCCGTCCCTTGACCAGACACCGGACACGCTCCTCTTCTGGCGTTCGTTCATGCAGTGGGTGGGCGGCATCGGTGTCATCGTGTTTGGGATCTCCCTGCGCACGAAGACGCGTGTCTCCCTGTTCCGGATGTACCGGGCAGAGGGCCGGGAAGACGCACTGGTCTCTGCCACAACTTCTTCAAGCAGAAGGCTCTGGATGATCTACCTCGTCCTCACCTTCGGCTTCACGGGTCTTGTGATGCTGACAGGAATCCCGCTCTGGGACTCCTTAAACCTCGTTATGACAACCATCGCGACCGGCGGGTTCACCCTCCACGATACAGGTCTTGCGTACTACAACAACGCGGCCCTCGAAGCAGTCCTGATACCCGTGATGTTTGCCGGTTCCATCCCGTTCAAGGTCTTCCTCTTCCTGTACCATGGCAAGGTCATGGGAATCTTCCGCGACCAGACCGTCCGGATCCTCCTGCTGATTGCGGTTATCGGGGCAGCACTCATATCACTCGATCTCTCTATCTTCAGCAACCTCTCGCCCCTCTCGGCAGTCCGTCAGGGGACCTTCACCGCAGTCTCAGGCCTGACCACCTGCGGTCTCCAGAACACCAGCCTGCACCACTGGGCAACCGTCCCGCTTGCGATCCTTGCCATGATGGTCTTCATTGGTGGCGCCATGGGCAGCACTGCCGGTGGCATTAAGGTCAACCGGCTCGCGCTTGTCTTCGAGGGTGTGAAATGGTGGTTCCGGCGGTTCTTTGTCAGCAGCCGCGTTCTCGTCCCCCTCCGGGTTGGCGGGAGAACCCTGTCCGTTGAGCGTTCGAACCTCGCAGTCTCAAAGAACCTGCTCGTTATCGTTATCTACGTGCTGACCATCTTCCTTGCCACGGTCATCGCCCTCCATCTCTACATCACATCGTTCCGGCTGGACGAGGTCGTCTTCGAGATCGTTTCAGCGCTCAGTAACTCCGGCCTCTCAGTCGGGTTCATCGGCCCGGAGAGCCCGCTCTCCATGAAGTGGCTCTTCATCACCCTCATGTGGCTGGGGAGGATCGAGATTGCGCCGGTCCTCATCATCGCAATGGGAATATTCCGGGAGATCCGGGACGATCTTGCAAAAGACGTATCAGAAACCCGGTACCAGTAA
- a CDS encoding AI-2E family transporter, giving the protein MSLIKNEQFPFILMVILTVAAIILFWPVMDMVLLGASLAIVLMPVFQRLLHHIRPVLSAALITIATFCGFAAVIGFTLYVFSSYAGTLTGMFFAIADWINNPATSFAAFGIPLNKAGIISLLNTGRIMFTGYEETLIANLSYILFKAFIFFFTLFVLLLHGEELKRRIMEHMPDSLNSYVTRLSDVTVDTLYAIYVVQVAIAVLTFFIALPVFWLLGYGDVIFYAFFAAFCELIPILGSSIAFLLIGTYALVIGDIRGVLILFFLGYIVVSCMPEILIRPVLVGRRVRIRPVIMFIGIVGGLLTMGLAGFVLGPVIVVLLITSYRMYVQDKKEQGAKDVPGES; this is encoded by the coding sequence ATGTCCCTCATCAAAAATGAGCAGTTCCCGTTCATCCTCATGGTCATCCTGACCGTTGCCGCTATCATCCTTTTCTGGCCGGTCATGGACATGGTACTGCTCGGGGCATCGCTGGCCATTGTCCTCATGCCGGTCTTCCAAAGGCTCTTACACCACATCCGCCCGGTACTCTCGGCGGCCCTCATAACAATCGCGACATTCTGTGGGTTTGCTGCGGTGATCGGGTTCACCCTGTATGTCTTCTCGTCCTATGCCGGAACCCTGACCGGCATGTTCTTCGCGATAGCTGACTGGATCAATAACCCGGCAACCAGTTTTGCGGCCTTTGGCATCCCGCTCAACAAGGCTGGGATCATCAGCCTGCTGAACACTGGCAGGATCATGTTCACGGGCTACGAGGAAACGTTGATCGCAAACCTGAGTTACATCCTGTTCAAGGCGTTCATCTTCTTCTTCACGCTCTTTGTCCTCCTCCTCCATGGCGAGGAACTGAAACGGCGGATCATGGAGCATATGCCTGATTCCCTGAATTCGTACGTGACCCGGCTCTCCGACGTGACGGTCGATACCCTGTACGCAATCTATGTTGTCCAGGTTGCCATCGCGGTGCTCACCTTTTTCATCGCACTTCCGGTCTTCTGGCTGCTCGGGTACGGGGATGTCATCTTCTACGCGTTCTTTGCCGCATTCTGCGAGCTCATCCCGATTCTCGGGTCATCGATCGCGTTCCTCCTCATCGGCACGTACGCGCTGGTCATCGGGGATATCCGGGGCGTCCTGATCCTCTTCTTCCTCGGCTACATCGTTGTCTCCTGCATGCCCGAGATTTTGATCCGGCCGGTACTTGTCGGCCGCCGGGTCAGGATCCGCCCGGTCATCATGTTCATCGGGATCGTGGGGGGGCTCCTGACCATGGGTCTGGCCGGTTTCGTTCTTGGCCCGGTCATTGTCGTCCTCCTCATTACGAGCTACCGGATGTACGTGCAGGACAAGAAAGAGCAGGGCGCAAAGGATGTGCCCGGGGAATCGTGA
- a CDS encoding TIGR00266 family protein, whose product MKHEIIGSNLQMVKIDLLPGEGIFAEAGAMVNMTGSFTMESQLKGGILSGIKRAVVGESVFLTRFSPGAGAGFVSFAGTMPGKIFPVSVSPDREFISRKDSFLCCHEGVELDIAFTRKIQAGLFGGEGFVLQRMTGQGTVFLHCCGDIIELDLKPGEVVKVQTGLVVGFDHTVSYDIALAGGITTALFGGEGLFVTTLTGPGKVILQSMNLEKIAASLIPYLPKPEVKVKPV is encoded by the coding sequence ATGAAGCACGAGATCATTGGCAGCAATTTGCAGATGGTGAAGATCGATCTTCTGCCGGGCGAAGGAATCTTTGCCGAAGCCGGCGCGATGGTGAACATGACCGGTTCGTTCACGATGGAGAGCCAGCTCAAAGGCGGCATCCTCTCCGGCATCAAGCGTGCGGTCGTGGGCGAGAGCGTTTTTTTGACGCGATTTTCGCCCGGGGCAGGTGCCGGCTTTGTCTCGTTTGCCGGTACCATGCCAGGCAAGATCTTTCCGGTCTCGGTCAGCCCGGACCGGGAGTTCATCTCCCGCAAGGATTCGTTCCTCTGCTGCCATGAAGGAGTCGAGCTCGACATCGCGTTCACGCGCAAGATCCAGGCCGGTCTTTTCGGCGGCGAGGGATTCGTGCTCCAGCGGATGACCGGGCAGGGCACGGTGTTCCTCCACTGCTGCGGGGACATTATCGAACTCGACTTAAAACCGGGCGAGGTTGTCAAGGTCCAGACCGGCCTTGTTGTCGGCTTTGACCACACGGTCAGCTACGACATCGCGCTCGCGGGCGGGATCACCACCGCGCTCTTCGGGGGCGAAGGCCTCTTTGTCACCACGCTCACGGGTCCGGGTAAGGTCATTCTCCAGTCCATGAACCTGGAGAAGATCGCAGCAAGCCTCATCCCCTATCTGCCCAAACCGGAAGTGAAGGTCAAACCGGTGTAA
- a CDS encoding TraB/GumN family protein, with product MAEIKIIGTAHVSQESVNEVRTAIEDYHPDVVAIELDPARYSALKKQARDPSVNDVLEVKNFNSLLVQWLLAYLQRKIGFDVGVEPGAEMKAAIAEAEQRNIPIALVDRDIRVTLMRFWNTLGFIEKLKMIWALIISIAEIDNGQEIDIESLKEQNVIDVVMEEFRKFSPNGARALIDERDAFIAHQLVILKAQRPEGKILAVIGAGHRKGISAYLDDPKTLPPFDSLTKEPKPFPWAKVFGFGVTFLFAFLLAAIAFSGVGLNVLLYAFLFWVIIHGVLSAIFVLLAGGHPYSALTCFCVAWMTSLNPMLHAGWIGAYVEARVRKPPVTDFRKIYETESLKEMAKIPLFKVVLVAALGNLGSLLGTVLYFIFVFPVLGIDPTVVISTGIGNLWAWVTGLF from the coding sequence ATGGCAGAAATAAAAATCATCGGCACGGCCCACGTCTCGCAGGAGAGCGTCAACGAGGTCCGGACCGCAATAGAAGATTATCATCCCGATGTCGTTGCCATCGAGCTGGACCCGGCACGGTACTCTGCGCTGAAAAAGCAGGCACGTGACCCGAGCGTGAACGATGTCCTGGAAGTAAAAAATTTCAACTCTCTCCTCGTCCAGTGGCTCCTCGCCTACCTCCAGCGCAAGATCGGGTTCGACGTTGGCGTTGAACCGGGCGCCGAGATGAAGGCCGCAATCGCGGAAGCCGAGCAGCGCAATATCCCCATCGCGCTCGTTGACCGCGACATCCGCGTCACGCTGATGCGGTTCTGGAACACCCTCGGGTTCATCGAGAAACTCAAGATGATCTGGGCCCTGATCATCTCGATCGCCGAGATCGATAACGGCCAGGAGATCGATATCGAGTCCTTAAAGGAACAGAACGTGATCGATGTCGTGATGGAAGAGTTCCGGAAATTCTCGCCCAACGGAGCCCGGGCACTCATTGATGAGCGCGACGCGTTCATCGCCCACCAGCTCGTCATCCTGAAAGCCCAGCGGCCCGAAGGAAAGATCCTGGCGGTCATCGGCGCCGGTCACCGTAAAGGAATTTCCGCCTACCTCGACGACCCAAAGACCCTCCCGCCGTTCGACTCACTGACCAAAGAACCAAAACCGTTCCCGTGGGCGAAGGTCTTCGGCTTCGGTGTCACGTTCCTCTTTGCCTTCCTGCTTGCAGCCATCGCGTTCTCGGGAGTGGGCTTAAACGTCCTCCTGTACGCGTTCCTCTTCTGGGTGATCATCCACGGCGTGCTATCAGCCATCTTCGTCCTGCTCGCCGGCGGCCACCCGTACTCGGCCCTGACCTGCTTCTGCGTTGCGTGGATGACCTCGCTCAACCCGATGCTCCATGCCGGCTGGATCGGCGCCTATGTCGAGGCCCGCGTACGGAAACCCCCGGTCACCGACTTCCGGAAGATCTACGAGACCGAGTCGCTTAAGGAAATGGCGAAGATCCCGCTCTTTAAAGTCGTGCTCGTTGCAGCGCTCGGGAACCTCGGGAGCCTGCTCGGCACGGTTCTGTACTTCATCTTCGTCTTCCCGGTCCTCGGCATCGATCCAACTGTTGTTATCTCCACCGGCATCGGGAACCTGTGGGCGTGGGTTACCGGGTTGTTCTGA
- a CDS encoding cobalt-factor II C(20)-methyltransferase, which yields MLVGLGLGPGNPELLTLRAVRLLKEADTVFVPGRIAKDLVAPYRDSVVLDFPMTDDEGKIRECMKENARKIAPVAQDGLAVFGILGDPNFFSTFSRLCAVIAETHPDIEFRTEPGISSITAFASAAGVPVNEGFTVSDGTMSDTKILLKVRKPKAKAASLAAEGYREFVLVERMFFDDMKVYRNAELPEKSDYMSVMYARK from the coding sequence ATGCTCGTAGGCCTTGGCCTTGGCCCGGGGAATCCCGAGCTCTTAACGCTCCGTGCGGTTCGTCTTCTCAAAGAGGCCGACACGGTTTTTGTGCCCGGACGGATTGCAAAAGATCTCGTTGCCCCGTACCGCGATTCTGTCGTGCTCGACTTCCCGATGACGGACGATGAGGGGAAGATCCGCGAGTGCATGAAGGAGAACGCGAGGAAGATTGCACCGGTTGCGCAAGATGGGCTTGCGGTCTTCGGGATTCTCGGCGACCCGAACTTCTTCTCCACGTTCTCACGGCTCTGTGCGGTGATCGCGGAGACGCACCCGGATATCGAGTTCCGGACCGAGCCGGGGATCAGTTCCATCACGGCGTTTGCGTCAGCCGCTGGAGTTCCGGTGAACGAGGGGTTCACGGTTTCGGATGGGACAATGTCGGACACGAAGATCCTGCTCAAGGTCCGGAAGCCTAAAGCGAAGGCAGCCTCGCTTGCAGCCGAGGGCTACCGCGAGTTCGTGCTCGTTGAGCGGATGTTCTTCGATGACATGAAGGTGTACCGGAATGCAGAGCTTCCCGAGAAGAGCGATTACATGAGCGTGATGTATGCCCGGAAGTGA
- a CDS encoding bifunctional cobalt-precorrin-7 (C(5))-methyltransferase/cobalt-precorrin-6B (C(15))-methyltransferase yields the protein MPAKRLPGGPTQDEIMAISLLKLDIHKTDSLLEIGCGTGRVTLALATLGKCVDAIDVRPEAVDLARQTAKDRGVKNITFTCAEATEFLESNKVYTSAFVGGTKNLREILPVLAKRVRWKIVINAVLLSTVCEAVSTLQELGLFVEVVQVQVSRSKPLAGSLMFKPIDPVYIIVGRGSACS from the coding sequence ATGCCCGCAAAACGACTCCCCGGCGGTCCGACCCAGGACGAGATCATGGCGATCTCGCTTCTGAAACTCGATATTCACAAAACGGATTCCCTTCTTGAGATCGGCTGCGGTACCGGGAGGGTCACGCTTGCCCTGGCAACCCTGGGAAAATGCGTGGATGCGATCGATGTCCGGCCCGAAGCGGTTGATCTTGCACGCCAGACAGCGAAGGATCGCGGCGTGAAGAACATCACGTTCACCTGTGCCGAGGCAACTGAATTCCTGGAGAGCAACAAGGTCTACACCAGTGCCTTTGTAGGCGGGACGAAAAACCTCAGGGAGATCCTCCCGGTGCTGGCGAAACGCGTACGGTGGAAGATCGTGATCAACGCAGTGCTTCTCTCCACGGTCTGCGAAGCGGTCTCGACCCTCCAGGAACTCGGGCTCTTTGTCGAGGTCGTGCAGGTGCAGGTCTCGCGGTCGAAGCCCCTTGCGGGAAGCCTCATGTTCAAACCCATTGACCCGGTCTACATCATCGTCGGGAGGGGCTCGGCATGCTCGTAG
- a CDS encoding PKD domain-containing protein, with translation MSQSEVSLDSTTQKYPSVSGDKIIWIDDRQFLDDIYFNDLPGSPDERITTDDDAVDLLYGSPKIFNNRIVWTDNRDSGFEDVYLYTIDHDEPCPVADFTMSSQSGAIPHTIQFNDTSTDAKNITHWNYEFGDGNVSVDTTKANQSFIYNVPGTYDVRLTVNNPYCRSETPVDNKYKVSVGASPIAAFTTDVSDGFVDLKVRFTDSSINAETWNWSFGDGTWSNTTDVSEKNPEKTYTAAGTYTAYLYVNNTWGTASAHKTIKALTGANVTANTSIDGFAFTEPFGSQFVTFTKGTVPDCTIAGDSLVCHGADLADDGWTNITFTSNDGIGFMDHGATISGNLSSVSFQITEIHPAGFSETTGTQSSMNHTITLDTYPEDATVNSQVWEGYTDDDLFLFSKIGRSSGFSDILGVAYTLKIVKTGIPSGGTAKIRMSVNATWVDDHMGRSHTYIERISDDRSTGEVLRPRFLYHDPATNLDYFEAESSRGSSTFGLVQLTGSGNPFQLITLTIASQVNAPPPSGGSDSYGNSGAPSGSGKGLSAQAPQKAPEQKAPVAFIDSGKTAPLYANPGGVITQETTLTSTDTLASVVLGEGTIAKDSAGSPLSSISIASIAPDALPAAPPYGQAVMIDGRAYELGPDGATFSPGITVTFTIPQAQWGKEYSLMMYDKATGTWSEVPGSFNAKDGTFTAVLSHFCCVALFEKTIGQSAVRQTTQTPQPEPARLAPIVTPSSQPPQNALSIVFSMAEWISGEAVHRSSYLTALAIICIIVLSIMLLYRRRNNP, from the coding sequence ATGAGTCAAAGTGAAGTGTCCCTTGATTCAACCACGCAAAAATACCCCTCTGTCTCTGGTGACAAGATTATTTGGATTGATGATCGTCAATTCCTCGATGATATTTATTTCAATGATCTTCCAGGATCTCCTGATGAGAGGATAACAACTGATGATGATGCAGTCGACCTCTTGTATGGGTCCCCGAAAATTTTTAACAACAGGATCGTCTGGACAGACAATCGGGACAGTGGGTTCGAAGACGTCTACCTCTACACCATCGACCACGACGAGCCCTGCCCGGTTGCAGATTTCACGATGTCTTCCCAGAGTGGTGCAATCCCCCATACCATCCAGTTCAATGATACATCAACAGATGCAAAGAACATCACGCACTGGAATTATGAGTTCGGGGATGGAAACGTTTCAGTGGACACAACAAAAGCAAACCAATCCTTTATTTACAATGTCCCGGGAACCTATGATGTCCGACTCACGGTCAACAATCCCTATTGCCGTAGTGAGACACCTGTTGATAACAAATACAAGGTCAGCGTCGGTGCATCGCCCATCGCGGCATTCACGACAGATGTTTCAGATGGTTTTGTAGACCTGAAAGTCCGGTTTACCGATTCATCCATCAATGCAGAGACCTGGAACTGGTCCTTTGGGGACGGGACATGGTCCAACACAACCGATGTTTCGGAAAAAAATCCGGAAAAAACCTACACGGCTGCCGGGACCTACACGGCGTATCTGTACGTCAACAACACCTGGGGGACCGCATCAGCTCACAAGACCATCAAAGCTCTTACCGGCGCCAACGTGACCGCGAACACGAGCATTGACGGCTTCGCCTTCACGGAGCCCTTTGGTTCGCAGTTTGTTACCTTCACGAAAGGAACTGTACCCGATTGCACGATTGCAGGGGACTCACTGGTATGCCATGGAGCGGATCTTGCAGATGATGGCTGGACCAATATCACATTCACCTCAAACGATGGTATCGGATTCATGGATCACGGCGCAACCATTTCAGGAAACCTGTCCTCTGTGTCCTTCCAGATAACGGAAATACATCCCGCTGGTTTTTCCGAAACAACTGGCACCCAAAGCTCCATGAATCATACGATTACCCTTGACACGTACCCGGAAGATGCAACAGTAAATTCTCAGGTATGGGAAGGATACACTGATGATGACCTCTTTCTGTTCTCTAAAATCGGGAGAAGTTCCGGTTTTTCCGATATCCTTGGCGTTGCCTACACATTGAAAATTGTAAAAACCGGCATTCCTTCTGGCGGGACGGCGAAGATTCGCATGAGCGTCAACGCCACCTGGGTTGACGACCACATGGGGCGATCGCACACATATATCGAGCGGATCTCCGATGACCGGTCAACCGGAGAAGTCTTACGGCCACGGTTCCTCTATCACGATCCTGCAACAAATCTTGATTATTTCGAAGCCGAATCCTCCCGGGGCTCGTCAACATTCGGTCTTGTCCAGCTCACCGGTTCCGGCAATCCCTTCCAGCTCATCACTCTCACAATCGCAAGCCAGGTGAACGCACCACCACCATCTGGTGGCTCCGATTCATATGGTAACTCAGGAGCACCATCCGGCAGCGGTAAAGGCCTGTCGGCACAGGCCCCGCAAAAAGCGCCCGAACAAAAAGCTCCCGTTGCTTTCATCGACTCAGGTAAGACAGCGCCACTCTACGCAAACCCGGGCGGAGTCATAACGCAGGAGACTACGCTCACGTCCACCGACACGCTGGCATCCGTTGTGCTTGGCGAGGGCACCATCGCAAAGGACAGCGCCGGAAGCCCGCTCTCCTCAATCAGCATCGCCTCAATCGCCCCGGATGCACTTCCCGCAGCGCCACCATACGGCCAGGCAGTCATGATTGACGGGAGGGCCTATGAACTCGGGCCGGATGGGGCGACATTCTCCCCGGGGATTACCGTTACGTTCACCATCCCGCAGGCGCAGTGGGGAAAAGAGTATTCGCTCATGATGTACGACAAGGCAACCGGCACATGGTCTGAGGTCCCGGGTAGTTTCAATGCAAAAGACGGGACATTCACCGCCGTGCTGTCGCATTTCTGCTGTGTCGCGCTCTTTGAAAAGACCATTGGGCAGTCGGCGGTCCGGCAGACCACTCAAACCCCGCAACCGGAACCCGCCCGGCTTGCGCCAATCGTGACACCTTCTTCCCAGCCACCTCAGAATGCCCTCTCGATTGTATTCAGCATGGCTGAATGGATTTCAGGAGAGGCAGTGCACCGCAGCAGCTACCTGACCGCCCTTGCGATCATCTGCATTATTGTCCTCTCCATCATGCTCCTGTACCGGCGGCGGAATAATCCCTGA
- a CDS encoding calpain family cysteine peptidase: MSGSIPAVEENSQEDCYFPGNGVCIVVSFRRIWDWFYELILFIIHLLWPVKSYGTTGARNPYSVYRAIHGDDPFTKNSEKNDSESKSSSVLAIPPKKARELLNNLGSGGSGLPYEKLFDPYYGSCLFTKKTIEEVKGFQHEKIFLKRERSSGIAALDDSDREKNSSGNNPIIEQLDGAPRFSGCVEDFRRWDPDNPADPDDPSALCADWLDPDTLDDDKKTVINYPDTVHPSFDDSIQGPVPDCYFLAALSTIAWFVFNYPQRAPAILAKNERTPITFADISLKLYSVSGKKIPPVSKATAVNTNYLLPKNQSDAFQGVQTRTGNASWLPYYEKAFLRYLETTGILTPGDPDKPDICRIQGGDPGETLRALLRRPNGKLNRYIMNSRLPNHNSNDPEAVWLRLNSVVAEKAPANPANQARRTQYPAVARTFGCSGPDITGDPNPSLYAATAKGVIYDNDLIVASHSYSLLGIMMDSNNQRYIILRNPFGENHGFEYGKQYNEDGTLKYHLYGDVGRQPVGQSGEKAIDYRLTFPSIVYNQTPYSIAPWISVNTTNGTVVMPNKGKFAIRLDDFVNYFQEFDYVLI, from the coding sequence GTGAGCGGAAGTATTCCGGCAGTGGAAGAGAACAGTCAAGAAGATTGTTATTTTCCGGGTAATGGGGTGTGTATTGTGGTTTCTTTTCGAAGGATATGGGATTGGTTTTATGAGTTAATTCTGTTTATCATACATCTTCTCTGGCCAGTAAAATCGTATGGAACAACGGGAGCAAGGAATCCCTATTCTGTGTATCGGGCAATTCATGGAGATGATCCGTTTACCAAAAATTCAGAAAAAAATGATAGCGAGAGTAAATCATCATCTGTTCTCGCGATTCCTCCAAAAAAAGCAAGAGAACTTCTCAACAATCTCGGATCGGGAGGATCTGGGCTTCCCTACGAAAAATTGTTTGACCCCTATTACGGATCCTGTCTTTTCACAAAAAAAACCATTGAAGAAGTAAAGGGATTTCAGCATGAGAAAATTTTCCTGAAAAGGGAGAGATCTTCTGGGATCGCAGCCCTGGATGATTCAGATCGTGAAAAGAATTCGTCCGGAAACAATCCGATAATCGAACAGCTGGACGGAGCCCCGAGATTTTCCGGTTGCGTTGAAGATTTCCGTCGCTGGGATCCGGATAACCCTGCTGATCCTGATGATCCGTCGGCACTCTGTGCTGATTGGCTCGATCCAGATACTTTGGATGATGACAAAAAAACTGTAATCAATTACCCGGATACAGTTCATCCCTCATTTGATGATTCGATCCAGGGGCCGGTGCCGGACTGTTATTTCCTTGCAGCACTATCCACCATTGCGTGGTTTGTTTTTAATTACCCCCAAAGAGCACCGGCAATTCTGGCAAAGAATGAAAGAACTCCGATAACTTTTGCCGATATCAGTTTAAAACTATACTCAGTTTCTGGGAAAAAAATCCCACCTGTCTCCAAAGCTACTGCAGTTAACACTAATTATCTACTTCCAAAAAACCAAAGTGACGCTTTTCAGGGGGTTCAAACAAGGACCGGCAACGCGAGCTGGCTCCCCTATTATGAGAAAGCATTCTTACGATATCTTGAAACCACCGGTATTCTGACACCGGGGGATCCAGACAAACCAGACATTTGCCGGATCCAAGGGGGCGATCCGGGAGAAACGTTGCGGGCACTGCTTCGGAGACCAAATGGAAAACTCAACCGATATATCATGAATAGTAGACTCCCCAATCATAACTCCAACGATCCCGAGGCAGTCTGGTTAAGACTAAATAGTGTTGTTGCTGAAAAAGCCCCTGCAAACCCGGCCAACCAAGCACGACGGACACAGTATCCGGCAGTGGCACGAACCTTTGGTTGCTCAGGACCTGATATCACGGGGGATCCTAACCCATCCCTTTATGCTGCAACAGCCAAGGGGGTAATCTATGATAATGATCTGATAGTTGCTTCTCATTCTTATTCCCTTCTTGGAATCATGATGGACAGCAACAACCAGAGATACATAATCTTAAGGAATCCCTTTGGCGAGAACCATGGATTTGAATATGGGAAGCAATACAATGAGGATGGAACTCTGAAGTATCACCTATATGGAGATGTAGGGAGACAACCGGTTGGACAGAGTGGTGAAAAAGCTATTGATTACCGCCTTACTTTCCCATCAATTGTGTACAATCAAACGCCCTATTCAATCGCCCCGTGGATTTCAGTGAATACTACAAACGGGACTGTGGTAATGCCAAACAAGGGTAAATTCGCCATCCGTCTTGATGACTTTGTTAACTATTTCCAGGAGTTCGATTACGTTCTAATATAG
- a CDS encoding DUF2202 domain-containing protein — MSRSSFIGILLLACIFAAAAGCTGQQGTTPAVTSPVPVATPAPSASDAAFNALPKAELNATETADILLLQEEAKFAYDLNSALYGMHTTLPLLLNISNAAKTSMKVDDVILVRYNIPDPESQKAGVFTNQGLQQMYTNDLNTGLSSASDALKMSAQFTDMNIADLSAAIGRTDNQDLIYIYNQQLALARNDMRSLSQSLAGFGVVYTPQYITPASYAQIIASPMETIPVK, encoded by the coding sequence GTGTCACGATCTTCATTCATCGGGATCCTCCTGCTTGCCTGTATCTTTGCAGCAGCCGCCGGCTGTACCGGCCAGCAGGGCACGACACCGGCTGTCACGTCCCCGGTGCCCGTTGCAACTCCCGCACCATCTGCTTCGGACGCGGCGTTCAATGCATTGCCGAAAGCGGAGCTCAACGCTACCGAGACCGCAGACATCCTGCTCCTCCAGGAAGAAGCAAAGTTCGCGTACGATCTCAATTCGGCATTGTACGGCATGCATACGACCCTCCCGCTCCTCCTGAACATCTCGAACGCTGCAAAAACCTCCATGAAAGTCGATGATGTGATCCTTGTCCGGTACAACATTCCCGACCCGGAGAGCCAGAAGGCCGGCGTCTTCACGAACCAGGGCCTCCAGCAGATGTACACCAATGATCTCAACACCGGCCTCTCGTCCGCATCCGATGCGTTGAAGATGAGCGCACAGTTCACGGACATGAACATCGCAGACCTCTCCGCAGCAATCGGCCGGACCGACAACCAAGACCTGATCTACATTTACAACCAGCAGCTGGCCCTGGCACGCAATGACATGCGCTCGCTCTCGCAGAGCCTTGCCGGGTTCGGTGTCGTGTACACGCCGCAGTACATCACGCCGGCATCGTACGCCCAGATCATTGCGTCGCCGATGGAAACGATTCCGGTGAAGTAA